One stretch of Streptomyces sp. 135 DNA includes these proteins:
- a CDS encoding tetratricopeptide repeat protein yields the protein MRDSHQAEAERLLARAVEEEVRRSGGRVDGGVLLSRARGALDAMAQTAAEEYEAYTRALDEAGAGQLTFGQRYAREGAGTPLLVAVVAAVAAGVCDLSFGTSAGTALATGAVVAVAGAAATVAKVTASHLPAASRRAGALSQPGGPEQLRLQWLTALEVRGIRPFLDQQRVLAASTGTAAKKATPQLRGTDKSAAARRRSVLEQSFAQLPEVEGPFAGRRTELARIAQWVHAARASTETRPTVVMLHGAPGSGRSSLAVRAALDLRDQFRGACVVDLRGDAPQEAPLSTRDALLHLLNRLGAPREQLLFRERSSKEQQVKRLSELYHQYLTGIAVTIVLDDASDAEQVRTLIPERSDSLVLVTAREPLELPADLSAWVHRLPVEALDEAGAEELLRESAEALSGPYDAESADEVRQLCGGLPLALRAAGSSLGPRSPRRLAADLAAYEPLEKAGKAGKAGPVEHVLWLRYTDQPETARRLLRRLALAGRASLGPAAAAALLATDEQEAGRQLTALSRAGLVDRLRGGRYRLHDLVRSFAHSRLLDEEEPAERTAAQERLIASYGELADTVIRLVDGKTSTRADQFGQHGFASLDAALRWLDDESTFITAALRHAEGVDQRAVLNLLGALCDYCLLRGDLYRLGEINELTQAIDQGLLGRSVQWRTGIAARQLGELDQSRTTLNSVVDLYFEAHQDAAAARALGSLGITLHHQGNLTEAAARLTEALELQAADELAGDRAWTLHALAAVERDRAHLAHALGMLDQALTLHRRSGSVHGEAWTHFQLGQLRLRMGDVPGAETALRDALDLYGRTRDQRGEAWAMTQLARARLVGGDPSPAVDGLRQAVSRHRDNEDARGEAWSLYYLGQALEETGSLDMAVRDLERARTMFSRMRDVYGLACARHHSARVTRDQRAAQTGSLRNSGFARQLLVDARADFQRIGVAHGEAWTCLELVVVDAGNNRTQQALALCDEAAELFASYGDRRGGDWARFLRCTLLPYASPGGWEIGTAVAQEELSQLSRTDHPTRDGKLTEYVEAYGLLLERGADLEAGWQAWRLGMVPNRHAREVMGVEVP from the coding sequence ATGCGGGACAGCCATCAGGCCGAGGCCGAGCGGCTGTTGGCACGGGCGGTGGAGGAGGAGGTGCGGCGTTCGGGCGGCCGCGTGGACGGGGGCGTGCTGCTCTCGCGGGCGCGCGGGGCCCTCGACGCCATGGCGCAGACGGCCGCCGAGGAGTACGAGGCGTACACCCGGGCCCTCGACGAGGCGGGCGCGGGCCAGCTCACCTTCGGACAGCGGTACGCGCGCGAGGGCGCCGGAACTCCCCTGCTGGTGGCGGTGGTCGCCGCCGTCGCCGCCGGGGTCTGCGACCTGTCGTTCGGCACGAGCGCCGGCACGGCCCTGGCCACCGGCGCGGTCGTGGCGGTGGCGGGCGCGGCGGCGACCGTCGCGAAGGTGACGGCCTCCCACCTGCCGGCGGCCAGCCGCCGCGCCGGGGCGCTCAGCCAGCCGGGCGGGCCGGAACAGCTGCGGCTCCAGTGGCTGACGGCGCTGGAGGTGCGGGGCATCCGGCCCTTCCTCGACCAGCAGCGGGTCCTCGCCGCGTCGACCGGCACGGCGGCGAAGAAGGCGACGCCGCAGCTGCGCGGCACGGACAAGAGCGCGGCGGCGCGCAGGCGCTCCGTACTGGAGCAGTCGTTCGCCCAACTGCCGGAGGTCGAGGGGCCGTTCGCGGGGCGCAGGACCGAGCTGGCGCGGATCGCCCAGTGGGTGCACGCGGCGCGCGCCAGCACCGAGACGCGGCCCACGGTGGTCATGCTGCACGGCGCGCCGGGCTCGGGCAGGTCGTCGCTCGCGGTGCGGGCCGCGCTCGATCTGCGGGACCAGTTCCGCGGCGCGTGCGTGGTGGATCTGCGCGGCGACGCGCCGCAGGAGGCGCCGCTGTCCACACGGGACGCCCTGCTGCACCTGCTGAATCGATTGGGCGCGCCGCGCGAGCAGCTGCTCTTCCGGGAGCGTTCCTCGAAGGAACAGCAGGTCAAGCGGCTCAGCGAGCTCTACCACCAGTATCTGACGGGCATCGCGGTGACGATCGTCCTCGACGACGCCAGCGACGCCGAGCAGGTCCGCACCCTGATCCCCGAGCGCTCCGACAGCCTCGTCCTCGTCACCGCCCGCGAGCCCCTCGAACTCCCCGCGGACCTGTCGGCCTGGGTGCACCGCCTCCCCGTCGAGGCGCTGGACGAGGCGGGCGCCGAGGAGCTGCTGCGGGAGTCCGCCGAGGCCCTCTCCGGCCCCTACGACGCCGAATCGGCCGACGAAGTACGGCAGTTGTGCGGTGGCCTGCCGCTCGCGCTGCGCGCCGCCGGTTCCTCGCTGGGCCCGCGCTCGCCGCGCCGGCTGGCCGCCGACCTGGCGGCGTACGAACCTCTGGAGAAGGCCGGGAAGGCCGGGAAGGCCGGTCCCGTCGAGCACGTCCTGTGGCTGCGCTACACCGACCAGCCCGAGACCGCCCGGCGGCTGCTGCGGCGTCTCGCGCTCGCCGGGCGCGCCTCGCTGGGCCCTGCCGCCGCGGCGGCGCTGCTCGCCACCGACGAGCAGGAGGCGGGCCGGCAGCTCACCGCGCTCTCCCGCGCGGGCCTGGTCGACCGGCTCCGGGGCGGCCGCTACCGCCTGCACGACCTCGTACGCTCCTTCGCCCACTCCCGCCTACTCGACGAGGAGGAGCCCGCCGAGCGCACCGCCGCGCAGGAGCGGCTCATCGCCAGCTACGGCGAGCTGGCCGACACGGTGATCCGCCTGGTCGACGGCAAGACGTCCACCAGGGCCGACCAGTTCGGGCAGCACGGCTTCGCCTCCCTCGACGCGGCGCTGCGCTGGCTGGACGACGAGTCGACGTTCATCACGGCGGCCCTGCGGCACGCGGAGGGCGTCGACCAGCGGGCCGTGCTCAATCTGCTGGGCGCCCTGTGCGACTACTGCCTGCTGCGCGGCGACCTCTACCGCCTCGGCGAGATCAACGAACTGACGCAGGCGATCGACCAGGGGCTGCTCGGCCGCAGCGTGCAGTGGCGCACGGGCATCGCGGCCCGTCAGCTCGGCGAGCTGGATCAGTCCCGTACGACGCTGAACTCCGTCGTCGACCTCTACTTCGAGGCCCACCAGGACGCCGCCGCCGCCCGCGCGCTCGGCTCGCTCGGCATCACGCTGCACCACCAGGGCAATCTGACGGAGGCGGCGGCCCGGCTGACGGAGGCGCTCGAACTCCAGGCCGCCGACGAGCTGGCGGGCGACCGCGCCTGGACGCTGCACGCGCTCGCCGCGGTGGAGCGGGACCGCGCCCACCTCGCGCACGCCCTCGGCATGCTGGACCAGGCGCTCACCCTGCACCGTCGGAGCGGCTCCGTGCACGGCGAGGCGTGGACGCACTTCCAGCTCGGTCAGCTCCGTCTGCGCATGGGCGACGTACCGGGCGCCGAGACCGCGCTGCGCGACGCGCTCGATCTGTACGGACGTACGCGCGACCAGCGCGGCGAGGCGTGGGCCATGACGCAGCTCGCGCGGGCCCGCCTGGTGGGCGGCGACCCCTCGCCCGCGGTCGACGGCCTGCGCCAGGCGGTGTCCCGGCACCGCGACAACGAGGACGCGCGGGGCGAGGCCTGGTCCCTGTACTACCTCGGCCAGGCCCTGGAGGAGACCGGCAGCCTCGATATGGCGGTGCGGGACCTGGAGCGGGCGCGCACGATGTTCTCCCGGATGCGGGACGTGTACGGCCTGGCGTGCGCCCGCCACCACTCCGCCCGCGTCACCCGCGACCAGCGCGCCGCCCAGACCGGCTCCCTGCGCAACTCCGGCTTCGCCCGCCAGCTCCTGGTGGACGCCCGCGCCGACTTCCAGCGGATCGGCGTCGCGCACGGCGAGGCCTGGACGTGCCTGGAGCTGGTGGTCGTGGACGCGGGCAACAACCGCACGCAGCAGGCGCTCGCCCTGTGCGACGAGGCCGCCGAGCTCTTCGCCTCGTACGGCGACCGGCGCGGCGGCGACTGGGCCCGCTTCCTGCGCTGCACCCTGCTGCCGTACGCCTCGCCGGGCGGCTGGGAGATCGGCACGGCGGTGGCCCAGGAGGAGCTGAGCCAACTGTCCCGCACCGACCACCCGACCCGCGACGGCAAGCTGACCGAATACGTGGAGGCGTACGGCCTGCTCCTGGAGCGCGGCGCCGACTTGGAGGCGGGCTGGCAGGCCTGGCGCCTCGGCATGGTGCCGAACCGGCACGCGCGGGAGGTGATGGGGGTGGAGGTGCCGTAG
- the ilvA gene encoding threonine ammonia-lyase — MDYRTPHSLPTVTLDDVRGARKMLSGVARMTAMEGSRHLSRLVGAPVHLKCENLQRTGSFKLRGAYVRIAGLLPEERAAGVVAASAGNHAQGVALASSLLGVRSTVFMPAGAPLPKVAATRDYGAEVRLHGQVVDETLAAAQEYARETGAVFIHPFDHPDIIAGQGTVGLEILEQCPELRTLVVGVGGGGLVAGIAVAVKALRPDVRVVGVQAAGSAAYPPSLAAGHPVSIDNPATMADGIKVGRPGDVPFQLIEDLVDDIVTVSEDELSSALLLCLERAKMVVEPAGASPVAALLSKPESFEGPVVALLSGGNVDPLLMQRILRQGMAAAGRYLSLRLRLTDRPGALATLLGVLTVVDANVLDISHVRTDPRLGVTEAEVELHLETKGPEHCVEVAGALGDAGYTVIG; from the coding sequence ATGGACTACCGCACGCCCCACTCCCTGCCGACGGTCACCCTCGACGACGTGCGCGGCGCGCGGAAGATGCTCTCCGGAGTGGCGCGGATGACGGCGATGGAGGGCAGCAGGCACCTGTCGCGGCTGGTCGGCGCCCCGGTCCACCTCAAGTGCGAGAACCTCCAGCGCACCGGCTCGTTCAAGCTGCGCGGCGCGTACGTACGGATCGCGGGCCTGCTCCCCGAGGAGCGCGCGGCGGGCGTCGTCGCCGCCAGCGCGGGCAACCACGCGCAGGGCGTGGCGCTGGCGTCCTCACTCCTCGGCGTGCGCTCCACGGTGTTCATGCCGGCCGGCGCGCCGCTGCCCAAGGTCGCGGCCACCAGGGACTACGGCGCCGAGGTGCGCCTGCACGGCCAGGTCGTCGACGAGACGCTGGCCGCCGCGCAGGAGTACGCGCGCGAGACCGGCGCGGTGTTCATCCACCCCTTCGACCACCCCGACATCATCGCGGGGCAGGGCACGGTCGGCCTGGAGATCCTGGAGCAGTGCCCCGAGCTGCGCACCCTCGTGGTCGGCGTCGGGGGCGGCGGCCTCGTGGCGGGCATCGCGGTGGCGGTCAAGGCGCTGCGTCCGGACGTGCGGGTGGTCGGCGTGCAGGCCGCCGGGTCGGCGGCGTACCCGCCCTCGCTCGCCGCCGGGCACCCGGTGTCGATCGACAACCCCGCGACCATGGCCGACGGCATCAAGGTCGGGCGCCCCGGCGACGTACCGTTTCAGCTGATCGAAGACCTGGTCGACGACATCGTGACGGTCTCCGAGGACGAGCTGTCCAGCGCCCTGCTGCTCTGCCTGGAGCGCGCCAAGATGGTCGTCGAACCGGCGGGCGCCAGCCCCGTCGCGGCCCTGCTGAGCAAGCCGGAGTCGTTCGAGGGCCCGGTGGTCGCGCTGCTCTCGGGCGGCAATGTGGACCCGCTCCTGATGCAGCGCATCCTGCGGCAGGGCATGGCGGCGGCGGGCCGCTACCTCTCGCTGCGGCTGCGCCTGACGGACCGCCCCGGCGCCCTCGCCACGCTCCTCGGCGTGCTGACCGTGGTCGACGCCAACGTCCTCGACATCAGCCACGTACGCACCGACCCGCGGCTCGGGGTCACGGAGGCCGAGGTGGAGCTGCACCTGGAGACGAAGGGGCCCGAGCACTGCGTCGAGGTGGCCGGGGCGCTGGGCGACGCGGGGTACACCGTCATCGGCTGA
- the mca gene encoding mycothiol conjugate amidase Mca — translation MTEQLRLMAVHAHPDDESSKGAATMAKYVSEGVDVLVVTCTGGERGDILNPKLQGDTYIQEHIHEVRKKEMDEAREILGVKQEWLGFVDSGLPEGDPLPPLPEGCFALEDVDKAAGELVRQIRSFRPQVITTYDENGGYPHPDHIMTHKITMVAFEGAADPEKYPESEFGPVFQPQKLYYNQGFNRPRTEALHQAMLDRGLESPYGDWLKRWDEFERVERTLTTHVPCADFYEIRDKALIAHATQIDPDGGWFRVPMELQKEVWPTEEYELAKSLVDTSLPEDDLFAGIRDNA, via the coding sequence TTGACTGAGCAGCTTCGACTGATGGCCGTGCACGCCCACCCCGACGACGAGTCGAGCAAGGGCGCGGCCACCATGGCCAAGTACGTGTCCGAGGGGGTGGACGTGCTCGTCGTGACCTGCACGGGCGGGGAGCGCGGCGACATCCTCAACCCGAAGCTCCAGGGTGACACCTACATCCAGGAGCACATCCACGAGGTGCGCAAGAAGGAGATGGACGAGGCGCGCGAGATCCTCGGCGTCAAGCAGGAGTGGCTCGGCTTCGTCGACTCGGGGCTGCCCGAGGGCGACCCGCTGCCGCCGCTGCCCGAGGGCTGCTTCGCGCTGGAGGACGTCGACAAGGCCGCCGGTGAGCTGGTGCGCCAGATCCGTTCCTTCCGTCCGCAGGTCATCACGACGTACGACGAGAACGGCGGGTATCCGCACCCCGACCACATCATGACCCACAAGATCACGATGGTGGCCTTCGAGGGCGCGGCGGACCCCGAGAAGTACCCGGAGAGCGAGTTCGGCCCGGTCTTCCAGCCGCAGAAGCTCTACTACAACCAGGGCTTCAACCGCCCGCGCACCGAGGCGCTGCACCAGGCGATGCTCGACCGCGGCCTGGAGTCGCCCTATGGGGACTGGCTGAAGCGGTGGGACGAGTTCGAGCGGGTCGAGCGCACGCTCACCACGCATGTCCCGTGCGCCGACTTCTATGAGATCCGCGACAAGGCCCTGATCGCGCACGCCACGCAGATCGACCCGGACGGCGGCTGGTTCCGCGTCCCGATGGAGCTCCAGAAGGAGGTCTGGCCCACGGAGGAGTACGAGCTCGCGAAGTCGCTCGTCGATACTTCCCTCCCCGAGGACGACCTCTTTGCGGGCATCCGCGACAATGCCTAG
- a CDS encoding DUF4307 domain-containing protein, producing MGSKPSEGVSEGLPPGRYGRSRTADEAADRKLKIVGSVLGVVLLGVVGWFGYDYINGTKVSGEVIKFDIVSASTVKAHLEVRKDADAKGYCTLRSQAESGAEVGRADFRFDQRADRIDKVVTLRTTSKATSVELLGCHSD from the coding sequence GTGGGTTCGAAGCCTTCAGAAGGGGTTTCCGAAGGGCTTCCCCCGGGGCGGTACGGCCGCTCCCGCACGGCCGACGAGGCCGCCGACCGCAAGCTGAAGATCGTCGGCTCGGTGCTCGGCGTCGTCCTGCTCGGCGTCGTCGGATGGTTCGGCTACGACTACATCAACGGTACGAAGGTCAGCGGCGAGGTCATCAAGTTCGACATCGTTTCGGCCAGCACGGTCAAGGCACATCTCGAAGTACGCAAGGACGCCGACGCCAAGGGTTACTGCACCCTGCGCTCGCAGGCCGAGTCCGGCGCCGAGGTCGGCCGCGCGGACTTCCGCTTCGACCAGCGCGCGGACCGCATCGACAAGGTCGTCACGCTCCGTACGACGTCGAAGGCGACCAGCGTCGAGCTCCTCGGCTGCCACTCCGACTGA
- the greA gene encoding transcription elongation factor GreA produces the protein MTQTSENVTWLTQEAYNQLRAELEYLSGPARTEIAAKIAAAREEGDLRENGGYHAAKEEQGKQELRVRQLTQLLETAKVGEAPAADGVVAPGMVVTIAFDGDEDDTLTFLLASREYASEEIETYSPQSPLGTGVNGKRIGENAQYELPNGKLASVKILEAKPYQG, from the coding sequence GTGACCCAGACCAGCGAGAACGTCACCTGGCTGACCCAGGAGGCGTACAACCAGCTCAGGGCCGAGCTGGAGTACCTGTCTGGTCCCGCGCGCACCGAGATCGCAGCCAAGATCGCGGCAGCGCGTGAGGAGGGGGACCTGCGCGAGAACGGCGGGTACCACGCGGCCAAGGAGGAGCAGGGCAAGCAGGAGCTCCGCGTCCGCCAGCTGACCCAGCTCCTGGAGACCGCCAAGGTCGGTGAGGCTCCGGCCGCCGACGGCGTGGTGGCGCCGGGCATGGTCGTGACCATCGCCTTCGACGGCGACGAGGACGACACCCTGACGTTCCTGCTCGCCTCCCGGGAGTACGCGAGCGAGGAGATCGAGACGTACTCGCCGCAGTCTCCCCTCGGCACGGGCGTGAACGGCAAGAGGATCGGCGAGAACGCGCAGTACGAGCTGCCGAACGGCAAGCTCGCCTCCGTCAAGATCCTGGAAGCCAAGCCGTACCAGGGCTAG
- a CDS encoding MarR family transcriptional regulator, which produces MPTTPDMTTASDPGLLDSLQHQVAVFARRAEQTRLGGVGQVRNSMDRAAYLLLNRLDKEGPMGVKALAASMGIDSSTVTRQVAPLVDTGLVKRTSHPEDGRAVVLQLSPRGQARLDEVRSSRRELMAELTQDWAPEERESFCALLTRFNSALSARQTSHTAPGGEVPATPES; this is translated from the coding sequence ATGCCCACAACTCCGGACATGACGACCGCCAGTGATCCCGGCCTTCTCGACAGCCTGCAGCACCAGGTGGCGGTCTTCGCCCGCCGTGCGGAGCAGACCCGCCTCGGCGGCGTAGGCCAGGTCCGCAACTCCATGGACCGCGCCGCGTATCTGCTGCTCAACCGCCTCGACAAGGAAGGCCCGATGGGCGTCAAGGCGCTCGCCGCGAGTATGGGCATCGACTCCTCGACGGTCACCCGGCAGGTCGCCCCGCTGGTCGACACGGGGCTCGTCAAGCGCACCTCGCACCCGGAGGACGGCCGTGCCGTGGTGCTCCAGCTGTCGCCGCGCGGCCAGGCCAGGCTCGACGAGGTGCGTTCCTCGCGCCGCGAGCTGATGGCCGAGCTGACGCAGGACTGGGCGCCGGAGGAGCGCGAGAGCTTCTGCGCGCTCCTCACACGCTTCAACTCCGCCCTCTCCGCGCGCCAGACGTCACACACGGCGCCCGGCGGCGAGGTTCCGGCCACTCCGGAGTCTTGA
- a CDS encoding sigma factor-like helix-turn-helix DNA-binding protein, whose product MRERQAFQDARRAREFEAFVAGAAGRLLHAATLLTAERPRDNPRARALLTAALAHTYATWDRLRGEDPYDRARQQVALRFARGAWRRHRGHGGVLERLGPQERLILVLRMYEGVAEEQTAALLGLPAERVGAICARAMATVLHPPRGPAPVRALSGAAPS is encoded by the coding sequence GTGCGAGAACGGCAGGCGTTCCAGGACGCCCGCCGTGCCCGGGAGTTCGAGGCGTTCGTCGCGGGCGCGGCTGGCAGGCTCCTGCATGCCGCGACGCTGCTCACCGCGGAGCGGCCGCGGGACAACCCACGCGCGCGTGCCCTGCTGACCGCCGCCCTCGCGCATACGTACGCGACGTGGGACCGGCTGCGCGGCGAGGACCCGTACGACCGGGCCCGCCAGCAGGTCGCCCTGCGTTTCGCGCGCGGCGCCTGGCGTCGCCACCGCGGCCACGGCGGGGTGCTTGAGCGGCTCGGCCCCCAGGAGCGGCTGATCCTGGTGCTCCGGATGTACGAGGGGGTGGCCGAGGAGCAGACGGCGGCGCTCCTCGGCCTGCCCGCCGAGCGGGTCGGGGCGATCTGCGCCCGCGCGATGGCGACGGTCCTGCACCCGCCGCGCGGCCCGGCGCCGGTGCGGGCGCTGAGCGGGGCGGCGCCGTCATGA